GGAGAGTAGTAGGACAATTTGAAAGGGAAAAACTCGAAGTGCGTAAAGACGGTACCGTGTCCGGAACTAATCGAGGAGAGTTTTTTATAATCCCAATTGAGGTAATGAAATATATTGAAAAGAATAGGTTGTACTATGAAAAAGCTAATATCATATTTGATAAGGAAAAAAACAGGGAGCTATACACTCTTTCAAATGAGATTAAAGAAATTGTTAAAAACCATAGAGACAATCGCACCTCACTCCAGATAAAAATCTGGGATGAAGAACTGCAAAAAGTAGTGGGACCACTGGAGAAAAACCTGTCACTATTAGAAATAGTCTACCCTATAACTCTGGCAATATCATTACTGACAGCAGGATTTATCGCCTATATCATAACACTTAGAAAAGCAAAAGAAATGGCAATACTAAGAGTGCTTGGAGTGTCAAATAGAGAAGTAAAGAGCGTTTCAATAAAAGAAAGCCTGATACTGACCGTAATAGGAGTATCTACCGGAGTAATCCTAATGCTCATATTAAGAAACAGTGAATACCCTGTGGGTGTAGTAGGCTATCTTCTTGCAGCAGGAGTGTATTTAATAGGAACGATACTTGGACTATGGTTAGCACTTATGAGTAGAGATAAAAAGAAACCGCTTGAACTGCTTCAAGTGAAAGAATAGGAGGAAAAGTCATGTCAAAACTGGAATTGCAAAATATCTACTACAGATATAAAGGAAGTAATAAAGATGTATTAAAAGATGTAACGGCAACATTTGATAAAGGGAAGCTCCATGCAATAGTCGGACCGTCTGGAAGTGGAAAGACAACGCTGCTCTCCATAATGGCAGGACTGGATGAACCCACGAGAGGATCCATCTTTATAGATGGGAAAGACCTTAAAGAAATGGATGCAGATGAATACAGGAGAGACTGTATATCGATGATATTTCAGGCATATCAACTATTTCCACTACTGACCTCTCTTGAAAATGTATGCTTCCCAATGGAGTATAAGGGAGTTGATCCTAAGACAGCAGCCGAAACAGGAAGAGAAGTACTAAACGCCCTGGGAATAAAAGGAGATAAGCAGGGTAGATACCCTGCCAACCTCTCCGGAGGAGAACAGCAAAGGGTGGCCATAGCCAGAACCCTAGCAACAGGAGCCAAAATAATACTTGCAGATGAACCGACCGGAAACCTGGACGATGACAATACGGAAAGAATCCTTGATATATTAAAACAGCTTGCTCACGAACAAAACTTCTGCATAATAGTTGTAACTCATGATACAGAGCTTGCTGAGTCATGCGATACAATATGGAAGATAACGGAAGGGGAGATGACGGAGATGGTTAGGGAGAGTGTTAAATAGGTTAAATAAAAAGATGATACTATAGATAGAGTTAAATTGTTGTAATTTTCGTCTTTTTTTAGTAATTACTCCCATCAGGAAGAGCTTTAAGTGTGAGGATTTTAATGATATTTATTTTTGTAGGTATATTAGCATTCCTTAAAAGTGGGAGCTATCAAACTCCAAATATTTGCTAAGCTTATTCACTCAGAGAAGCTTGAGTATACCATGGTTAAGAAAATGATCGATTTTTTGATGTAGCTTGGAGTATTTGAAAGACTCTAAATATCATGGTAAAACAAATTCAGCTAATAGAAAAAGGTTCTCGTTAGAAAATCCAAGATAAGATTTATTTTTGATTTTCTCCCTTAATTTATACCGTTTTGCTTACGGGAAAAGTTGTGTTTACAATATTAAGAAACCGGTCTATAGGTGATTATCTTTTTAAAACCGGTCTGTTAAACTAATTATGGCCTTCTGCATTCTGATTAATAGATTCTAAAATGAAAAGTACCTATTTTCGATATTAAGGGGTTTAAGAGATGCTTTTATGAAAGAAAGATTTAATGCATTTGGATATACAGATTCTTTAGAGGGCACTTTTTTTGGGTTATATTATTTTAAAAATACTGTTTCAGAAAAGAGACTGTTCCAATTAAGGGAAATTTTTGAACCTGAAGTTGAGTTGGTATATTCGAGAGTGGGGCAGTATGGTAATAGTGATGATCTGGTTGCCGATGTATATGTCGAATATGAATCAGGGATGTACTTTGTAGATATAATTGAAAATGAAACTTGGAAACAAGTTTGTAGAGAGAAAAAAAGTATTATTAATAAGATATATGATTCTATAGTTGATTGAGGTTTAATTAAATAAATTTTAGCTCGGGTAATTTTATCCGGGCTTTTTTATATTCCTGTGGTAGGCTTTGTGTATCAGATTATATACAACAGGAAAACGCTAAACATCCCACTTTAGCTTGATGAAATTTCTTCTAATTTCGTCGACTTTACATAGATTTAACATAGAACAACGGATTCATTTAACATTGCAAGACTAAGATGTATTTGTAAAACAAAATTATAAAAAGGTGGTAAATTTGATGAAAAAACTGTTTGGAATTATTGCACTAACACTTTGTATGTCGATGATTTTTGTTGGATGTAATACATCTGATAATAAATCTGAGGAGCCTACAAAGCAAGAAGAAAAATCAGAGGTAAAAGAAGATAAAGTAGAAGATAAGAAGACCGAAGATAAAGAAGAGGACAAGAAAGAAGACAAGAAAGATGCTGACAAGGCTGATAGTAAAGAAATCATCGTTGTTTCAAGAGAGGCCGGATCAGGTACAAGAGGAGCGTTTGTAGAGCTTACAGGTGTTGAGGAAGATAAGCAAGACAATACTTATGCTGAAGCTGTTATTCAAAACGGAACCGATGCAGTTATGACTACTGTATCAAATGATGCAAATGCTATTGGATATATTTCTCTAGGTTCATTAAATGAGACGGTAAAAGCACTAAAAGTTGATGGAGTGGAAGCATCTGTTGAAGATATTAAGAACGGTTCATATAAGATTTCAAGACCTTTCAATATCTGTTATATCGATGGTGAACTAAATGAAGCCGCTCAGAATTTTGTGGAGTTTATATTTAGTGAAGAAGGACAAAAAATCGTTGAAGAAAAAGGTTATATCACTGTAAAGGACGATGCTAAACCTTTTGAGAAGAAAGAAGGACTAAAAGCACAACTTACTATCGGTGGATCTACATCAGTTACTCCGGTAATGGAAGCTCTTGCTGAGGCTTATGCTCATCTTAATCCTGATGTTGAAATCAATATTGAGTCTACCGGATCTACTGCAGGGGTAACAGGAGCAATTGACGGTACTGTTGATATCGGAATGGCTTCAAGAGAGCTTAAGGAAGAAGAACTTGCTAAGCTTAAAGGCGAAGCAATTGCACTTGATGGTATTGCAGTAATTGTAAGTAATGATAATCCTGTAACTGACATCAGCACAGAATCTATTAAAGATGTATTTACAGGAAAAGTACTTGATTGGAAGGATGTAAAATAAAAAATGATGGAAATGAATTCAGTAGCGTCTAACAAAAATAAAAATAAGCATAAACGCTATCTGGAGACTTCCGCTGAAGTATTATTTTTCATACTGACTCTAGCTTCTATTTTAGCAGTAGCTTTAATTTGTGGTTTTATTTTTGTGAATGGAATACCGGCTATTTATAAAATAGGTGTAAAAGAGTTTTTATTCGGTACAGAATGGATGCCAACCGCGACTCCCCCGAGGTTTGGCATCTTTCCAATGATCCTGGGTAGTATCTATGTTACTGCCGGAGCTATTGTGATTGGTGTACCGATAGGAGTATTGACGGCTATATATATGGCGGGATTCTCAAGTAAGCGCTATTATAAAACATTAAAGACGGCTCTAAATCTAATGGCAGGGATACCTTCTATAGTTTACGGTTTTTTTGCGCTAATGGTTATAGTTCCGTTTTTTAAAAAATTATTCGGTGGCTCAGGTTTCAGTATGCTGACGGCTATGGTAGTTCTTGTAATTATGATACTTCCTACGATTATAGGATTGTCTGAAGCTGCAATTCGAGCAGTTCCCAAATCGTATTACGAAGGAGCACTTGCAATGGGTGTTACTCATGAGTATGCTATGGGTCTGGTAGTAGTACCGGCTGCAAAATCAGGGATTCTATCTGCGGTCATACTTGGAGTAGGTAGAGCTATAGGTGAGACGATGGCAGTGGTTATGATTGCCGGAAATCAACCTAATATTCCGACAAGTCTTTTTAAAGGTGCGAGGACAATGACCTCCAATATTATTATGGAGATGGCATATGCAGCTGGATTACACAGAGAAGCACTACTTGGTACCGGAGCAATACTATTTATCTTTATATTGATAATAAATATATTATTTAATGCTGTTAATAGGAGGGCTTTGAAATGAAAACTAAAAGTAAGATTTTTAAAACTTTCGTATATACAGCTGCTGCATTAACTTTTGCAATCCTTATTTTTATTATAGCTGATTTGTTTATTAAGGGGATTCCTTATATAAAGCCTGAAATGTTTGCACTTAAGTACAGTTCTTCAAATCTGTCTATGATGCCTGCAATTATAAATACGATGATAATGGTTGTTCTTGCAATACTAATGGCAGGACCGGTAGGGATTATTACTGCAATATATTTAAACGAATACGCAAGTAGTACTAATATCCTTATCAAACCCGTTAAGTTGACATCTCAAACACTTGCAGGGATACCTTCGATAGTTTATGGACTTTTCGGTTCGCTTTTCTTTGTAACTTTTTTAGGCTGGAAGTATTCGCTTTTAGCAGGTGCTTGTACTCTGGCAATTATGATTCTACCAATTTTCATAACCAGTACTGAGGAAGCTCTTTTGTCCGTATCAAAAGATTTACGAGAAGCGAGCTTCGGTCTTGGTGCTATGAATCTTAGAACTATTTTTAGAATTGTACTTCCTTATGCTATGCCTGGAATTCTAGCAGGGATAGTCTTATCTGTAGGTAGGATTGTCGGAGAGACGGCTGCTCTTATTTTTACAGCAGGTTCATCTCCTAGAATCCCTAGAAATCTTTTTAGTTCAGGAAGAACACTATCTACACATATGTATATATTATCAGGTGAAGGTATGCATAAGAATGAAGCTTATGCGACTGGTGTAATATTGATTTTAGTCGTACTCGTTATGAACTTTATTTCTTCAAGGATGGCTGCGAGTATTGGAAAGGGCGGTATTGATGAGTAAAATCGAAATTAAAAACTTTAATTCATATTATGGCGACTTTCATGCTATAAACAATGTGGATATGACGATAAACAAAAATGAAGTAACTGCTTTTATAGGACCGTCCGGATGTGGTAAATCTACACTTCTAAGGTCCATAAACAGGATGAATGATCTGGTTGAAAGCTTTAGAAGAGATGGGAATATACTTCTGGATGGCAAGGATATTTGGAGCGAGACGGATGTATTTGATTTAAGAAAAAGAGTAGGAATGGTGTTTCAAAAACCAAATCCGTTCCCAATGTCAATTTACGACAATATAGCTTTTGGACCTAGAACTCACGGTGTAAAGGACAAGAAGACACTGGACCAAATAGTTGAAACCAGTTTAAAGAATGCGGCAATTTGGGATGAGGTTAAAGATGAACTTAAGAAATCCGCGTTATCATTATCGGGAGGACAGCAGCAGAGAATCTGTATTGCCAGAGCTCTTGCGGTAGATCCTGAAGTTCTACTATTGGACGAACCTACTTCTGCTCTTGATCCAATTTCCACTTCAAAGATTGAAGATTTGCTTGACGAACTAAAAAAGGAGTATACAATAGTAATTGTAACGCACAATATGCAGCAAGCTGCAAGGGTATCTGACAAGACCGGATTTTTCCTCCTTGGGAATTTGGTGGAGTTTGCGCCTACCGATACTATTTTTTCAGCTCCTAAGGATGAGAGAACAGAAAACTATATAACAGGAAGATTTGGTTAAGAGGTGCGATATGAGAGTTATCTATGAAAAACAATTAAACAAGTTAAAAATTGAACTCAATGAGATGGGAAGATATATAACTCAGTCGATAGAAGATTCAATGAAAGCACTTAAAACTAGAGATATGGAGCTTGCTAAAACGGTAAAAGAAAATGAGTCTGAAATTATAGAACTTGAAAGACAAATTGAGACTAGATGTGTTAAACTAATAATGAAGCAGCAACCGGTAGCAGGTGATTTAAGGTTTATCTCACAGGCTATGAAAATGATTAACTATATGGGCAGGATAGGAAGACAATCTGCTGATATCGCTGAGATTATCATATTGATGGTAAATGGGAAAGATATACCTACTTTAACAAATTTGGACCGTATGAGCGAGATTACTGTAAAAAATGTATTGGACGCAGTATGTTCGTATACTAACTCCGATGCGGATCTTGTTAAGAGCGTTATTATAAATGAAGACAAAATAGATAAGTGTTTTGACATGGTTAAAACCGAAATAATAGAAAAGTTAAGAAGCGGAGAGGATAATTCTGCTATATTAATAGATTTATTGATGATTTCAAAATATCTGGAGAGAATAGGAGATCATGCAGAGAGGATCGCTATCGGATTAAGCTATTCGATTGCAATTGAAGAATAAATAATAGGATGTGCTGACATGGATAAAATCTTTATAGTTGAGGATGATCAAAATATAAAGCAGCTGATAATTTATGCGCTCAATTCTAGCGGGTTTGAAGCACATGGATTTGAAAATGCTGAAGACTTATATAATAGACTGGAAACAGAACTACCGGTCTTATTTGTATTGGATATAATGCTCGACGGAGACGATGGATATCAAATACTCGAGAAGTTAAGGTCTAATCCCAATACCGAGAAAATCCCGGCAATTATGTTGACAGCTAAAGCTGCAGAATACGATAAAGTTCGGGGCTTAGATATGGGGGCTGATGATTATATTACAAAACCATTCGGTGTAATGGAACTAATATCTAGAATTAAAGCGGTCCTAAGAAGAACTCAAGATGATGATATAAAAGAGATCGTCGAATATAAAGATATAGAAATTGATTTAAAGAAGAGAACTGTAGAAGTTTCCGGAGAACCGACAGAGCTTACCTATAAAGAGTTTGAGCTCTTACACTTTTTAATAATAAATGCTGAGATTGTTCTTAGCAGAGACAAGATAATGAGCGCGGTATGGGGATTCGACTATCAAGGCGAGAGCAGAACAGTAGATGTTCATATAAGGACTTTAAGGCAAAAACTTAAAGAAGCCGGAAATTATATAGTAACCGTTAGAAATGTGGGTTATAAAATAGGAGAGTAGTGTTATGGATAAGAAACTATCCA
The sequence above is a segment of the Peptoniphilaceae bacterium AMB_02 genome. Coding sequences within it:
- the pstA gene encoding phosphate ABC transporter permease PstA, coding for MKTKSKIFKTFVYTAAALTFAILIFIIADLFIKGIPYIKPEMFALKYSSSNLSMMPAIINTMIMVVLAILMAGPVGIITAIYLNEYASSTNILIKPVKLTSQTLAGIPSIVYGLFGSLFFVTFLGWKYSLLAGACTLAIMILPIFITSTEEALLSVSKDLREASFGLGAMNLRTIFRIVLPYAMPGILAGIVLSVGRIVGETAALIFTAGSSPRIPRNLFSSGRTLSTHMYILSGEGMHKNEAYATGVILILVVLVMNFISSRMAASIGKGGIDE
- a CDS encoding substrate-binding domain-containing protein, with the protein product MKKLFGIIALTLCMSMIFVGCNTSDNKSEEPTKQEEKSEVKEDKVEDKKTEDKEEDKKEDKKDADKADSKEIIVVSREAGSGTRGAFVELTGVEEDKQDNTYAEAVIQNGTDAVMTTVSNDANAIGYISLGSLNETVKALKVDGVEASVEDIKNGSYKISRPFNICYIDGELNEAAQNFVEFIFSEEGQKIVEEKGYITVKDDAKPFEKKEGLKAQLTIGGSTSVTPVMEALAEAYAHLNPDVEINIESTGSTAGVTGAIDGTVDIGMASRELKEEELAKLKGEAIALDGIAVIVSNDNPVTDISTESIKDVFTGKVLDWKDVK
- a CDS encoding ABC transporter ATP-binding protein, producing MSKLELQNIYYRYKGSNKDVLKDVTATFDKGKLHAIVGPSGSGKTTLLSIMAGLDEPTRGSIFIDGKDLKEMDADEYRRDCISMIFQAYQLFPLLTSLENVCFPMEYKGVDPKTAAETGREVLNALGIKGDKQGRYPANLSGGEQQRVAIARTLATGAKIILADEPTGNLDDDNTERILDILKQLAHEQNFCIIVVTHDTELAESCDTIWKITEGEMTEMVRESVK
- the phoU gene encoding phosphate signaling complex protein PhoU; this translates as MRVIYEKQLNKLKIELNEMGRYITQSIEDSMKALKTRDMELAKTVKENESEIIELERQIETRCVKLIMKQQPVAGDLRFISQAMKMINYMGRIGRQSADIAEIIILMVNGKDIPTLTNLDRMSEITVKNVLDAVCSYTNSDADLVKSVIINEDKIDKCFDMVKTEIIEKLRSGEDNSAILIDLLMISKYLERIGDHAERIAIGLSYSIAIEE
- the pstC gene encoding phosphate ABC transporter permease subunit PstC — its product is MMEMNSVASNKNKNKHKRYLETSAEVLFFILTLASILAVALICGFIFVNGIPAIYKIGVKEFLFGTEWMPTATPPRFGIFPMILGSIYVTAGAIVIGVPIGVLTAIYMAGFSSKRYYKTLKTALNLMAGIPSIVYGFFALMVIVPFFKKLFGGSGFSMLTAMVVLVIMILPTIIGLSEAAIRAVPKSYYEGALAMGVTHEYAMGLVVVPAAKSGILSAVILGVGRAIGETMAVVMIAGNQPNIPTSLFKGARTMTSNIIMEMAYAAGLHREALLGTGAILFIFILIINILFNAVNRRALK
- a CDS encoding response regulator transcription factor, with product MDKIFIVEDDQNIKQLIIYALNSSGFEAHGFENAEDLYNRLETELPVLFVLDIMLDGDDGYQILEKLRSNPNTEKIPAIMLTAKAAEYDKVRGLDMGADDYITKPFGVMELISRIKAVLRRTQDDDIKEIVEYKDIEIDLKKRTVEVSGEPTELTYKEFELLHFLIINAEIVLSRDKIMSAVWGFDYQGESRTVDVHIRTLRQKLKEAGNYIVTVRNVGYKIGE
- the pstB gene encoding phosphate ABC transporter ATP-binding protein PstB → MSKIEIKNFNSYYGDFHAINNVDMTINKNEVTAFIGPSGCGKSTLLRSINRMNDLVESFRRDGNILLDGKDIWSETDVFDLRKRVGMVFQKPNPFPMSIYDNIAFGPRTHGVKDKKTLDQIVETSLKNAAIWDEVKDELKKSALSLSGGQQQRICIARALAVDPEVLLLDEPTSALDPISTSKIEDLLDELKKEYTIVIVTHNMQQAARVSDKTGFFLLGNLVEFAPTDTIFSAPKDERTENYITGRFG